AAGGCTATTAGATCAAAGAATTCCTCAACTGTTATGGAATACAGTTTCTTTAACAGCTGTTGTTATGGTTTTTACATTAATCATAGGAGTGTCTTTAGCGTTTGTTACAATAAGAACAGATATACCATTTAAAAAAATGTGGAGATGGTTATTGGCTTTGCCTTTGATTATACCGCCTTATGTAGGAGCTGTGACTTATATTATTATTTTTGGTCGTAGTGGATGGGCACGTAATTTTTGGAGAAGTGTGCCTTGGTTAGTAGATAATTTTGGTGATTACCCTATAAATATTTTTTCTTTTTGGGGTGTAGCTTTTGTATTGACCATGTTTACGTATCCATATGTATACTTAATTACAAGTGCTTCCCTTCGTAAAATGAATCGTAATTTTGAGGAAGCGGCACGTTCCCTAGGCATGAATAACTTTCAAGTGTTTTGGAAGGTTATTTTACCTGCTTTAAGGCCAGCAATAGGAGCTAGTGCTATTCTTGTAGCCCTTTATGTTTTATCTGACTTCGGTGCAATTGCAATGTTAAGATATGTTACTTTTACTGCTGCAATTTATTTTCAAAGAGTGGGCTTTGACACGGCATCAGCATCGGTCCTTAGTTTGGTTTTGATAGTAATAACCATTATAATTTTATGGATAGAATCTAAAACTAGAAAGAATAATAAGTATTATCAAACGTCTAATACATATAGAAAGCCTTCAGTATTAAAATTAGGTAAATGGAAGACTGTAACTATTCTTTATGTAAGCATAATATTTATAGTTTCAGTGGTTTTACCTATTATTGTATTGGTTTATTGGTCAATTATTGGTATTCGAATGGGGGCGTTAGATAATAGATTTATTGGATTTGCTTTAAATAGTTTAAAAGTATCTAGTTTGGCAGCACTTTTATGTATGTTTTTATCAATGCCAGTAATTTATTTAAAAATGCGTTATCCTTCAATATTTACAAGCATCATTGAAAG
The nucleotide sequence above comes from Natranaerovirga pectinivora. Encoded proteins:
- a CDS encoding ABC transporter permease, with protein sequence MSDFSNDYNIKKLNKKNDAKVGEKFSPTILRFIRRKWLNIWNCNPPGLILLLLGATVALIMSIPIFYVAWRSLFAGKSRWTRLLDQRIPQLLWNTVSLTAVVMVFTLIIGVSLAFVTIRTDIPFKKMWRWLLALPLIIPPYVGAVTYIIIFGRSGWARNFWRSVPWLVDNFGDYPINIFSFWGVAFVLTMFTYPYVYLITSASLRKMNRNFEEAARSLGMNNFQVFWKVILPALRPAIGASAILVALYVLSDFGAIAMLRYVTFTAAIYFQRVGFDTASASVLSLVLIVITIIILWIESKTRKNNKYYQTSNTYRKPSVLKLGKWKTVTILYVSIIFIVSVVLPIIVLVYWSIIGIRMGALDNRFIGFALNSLKVSSLAALLCMFLSMPVIYLKMRYPSIFTSIIERLSFAGYALPGVIVALGFIFIFNNYIPALYGTFYVVALAFVVRFLPQAMQSGEASLSLVSPKIDEAARSLGCPPWLVMFKVILPNMLPGVLAGGALVFVSSLKELPATLMLRPPGFDTLAVRIYFEASEAIYHLAAPAALLLIIVSIIPLRYMLSKY